The sequence below is a genomic window from Nakaseomyces glabratus chromosome F, complete sequence.
ATCGCCATTATTAACGATTGAGCCCTTTGGTCTCGATAGtttcaccttcttcttttcatccAAGAACTCTATCTCTCGGGTCCAACCACCGTTTATGGCTTCGTTAGCAGTAATGATTTCTGTTCTGTATAAGTTGTTTCCACGTCTTCTGTAGCCcagattttctttttcactCTCGTTATATTCAATTATAATATCACCACTCTCCATATCAGGGGATTTATCAGATTCACCACTCTTCTTATCGATGTGGTTTCTTGGAATACCACCCGGGAATTCGAAATGGAATGGCTTGTTCTTCCGTACAACTTTATGACCCTTACAGGTCTTGCATGGGTTTTCAATGGTCTTACCTTTACCACCACATTGTCCACATTGTTGTTGTATCTGTTGCGTGATGGGGCCCATACGAATAACTTGTACTACAACACCTCTACCTTGGCATGCCGGGCATACTTTAACTTTACCATCAGCAGACCCACTTCCATGGCATGAATCACATATATCATTCAATGGAATTTCAAACTCAACTTCACCTCCAGAGTAAAATTCTTTCAGCGAAACTTGGTTGCGTACTTGGTAGTTCTGACTTCTCTGTGTCTGTCTGAAACCGCCACCTTGTCTGCCAAACATCTGCTCAAACATATCAAATGGATCGTGGAATCCGCCCCCACGTTGACCTTGTCCACCATTCTTGAATGCATCCGCACCATGGACATCGTATGTCTTACGCTTCTCGGGATCACCAAGTATGTCATAGGCCTCACCAACCTCAATAAATTTGTGGTGGGCCTCCTCATCACCTGGGTTCTTGTCCGGATGGTATTTCTTGGATAACTGACGATACGCAGACTTAATCTCTTTGTCACTTGCATCCTTCGACAGGCCTAGTATGGCATAGTAGTCTTGAGATAGCACATGCTGGATTAGTGCAAAAAACACCAAGCAAATCCAAAGTTTCATTTCAATGTCCTGTAACGTTAGCTATCCAATGGAAATATACGATTGAGATGATAGAAATACTGTAAAGTGCTATAGTTCAGCTTTCTAATATTAATATCTCTTCCATTCTCAAATGCGTGGTAAATCGATTTACAACAGTGATCCACGTAATGGAACCTCGAAGAAATGCCCGCGAAATACCGTAATGTGTGAGGAATATAGGTCAGAAGATGTATATACTTGAATGCTACCATCATCATAATGTATCCCTAGCATGTTGCATATATACTATTTATTtggttctttttttgatatgtTTTTGCTCCTTCATGAACATGTAATATCTCGTGTAGTACTTCAACTGCTTCGACTTTAGTTCCGGGATTAGTGAACGGATAATGGTATTGCATATCTGTTCGTTGTTCTCTACCAGTGGCTTGATAATGTGTAGTTGTTCATCGTAATTGCTTATCCTTTGCTGATACTTTTGGATTTGTGCCCGCAGTTCATCCAAGTTAGTATCTGTTGATATTTGTACCTCTGGGTTTGTAAGCGATGTTCTTCCACTAATGTCCTTTTGTATTTCCTCGTTTAAATCATCCCAAATCTGCAAATGTTCTTTGCTGATTGTTGGTTTAGCTCTAGTTCTAGCATCTTTAATAAGCTTATTAtactcttcttcaaattcattttttgGGTCTGCAATTATAGATGGTATCATTGAGCTGTCAACTATGTCAAAAGTTTCCATTGGTAATTCGTAAAGCTGTTCGCTTTCTTGTACCTTTATAGAGTTGTCGTCTTCTTCACTTACTATTTCTTGTtcgtcgtcatcatcagaaTCCTCCCAAAGgatttcaaaatcattttTAGGCGTAGGCAATGCACTAAAACATTCGGTAAGATACTTTTTGACCAGGACCGCATCGTTAGTGTTATtagaagaaacagaaagaTTTTCACCGTCGGCCCTTGGAGCTGATAAGTTTAAAACTGGTTTCTTCATGTCGTTTAATAGCACTGAATCATTACTGGTAATTGACATACTTGTCTCTTTATTGTCTTCTTTGTTTGGACGCTTATCCCTGGATCTTTTACGTGGGGAAGACTCTTTCTCTCCGTCGTCTTTgaactttctttttcctttctttgctatgtttctttcaaagtCTTGTAATGCTTTTTGTGTTCTTTCATTCTCCCTAGTTACATCATATAAAACAGCAGGAGGTACAATCTCATAGACAACATCAGCGTTataatcaatttcattctcgtatttttttttagacTTCTTTAGTGATGTATTGATCCCGGCTTGTTTCAATTCTCGTCTCTTCTGTATTTGTGCAATACGTTTGGATTCCTCTAACATCCTCTCGCGCACTTTTCGAGTAGCTTTCTTACCTTGAGTATTCAAAAGTCTAGCTCTTGCCTCAGAGAGCATTTCCCTCTCGTCTTCATCAAGTTCATCGTTATCTGGTTTAGCCTTTTGTGTTTCAGCACTTGGGTGAATCTCGTTAGGTTTGAAACCAAAGGACGTACTGATAGCTGAATTAGCCGAGGTAGTTGCTTCTCCATCGGTCTTTGATAGCTCAGTCTCTAGTAATATGTTGTACCTCTCAATGCATTGCTGACTTGGCCTGCCCATCAACTCTGAAATAGTCCTCCATTGATTTGGGAGTGTCCTAACTAGCTCAAGTAGTTTCTTATCCTCTTCCTTAGTGAACTCTTCGAAGTTCAAAGTCGGGTTCAAATACTCATTCCATCGTATTTCACACTGTCTagcattcttcttctgcagCAACGAGGCTATCTTGCTCCACTGATGTACACCATACTTTTGTACAGCAGCCTTCAATATCTGATCCTCGATATTGGTCCAAAGACCACCTCTTACATATATTGGTGGGGCCATAAGTTCAGTTCAAAAAGGCTCTTACCTTCCAGGTTATATCTGTGCAGTTTGTTCCAGAAACTTATTACCCATTGGGGTTTTAATCGCTGTTATTCAATATAAATCTTGCTCTGATAAAAGAGAGACAATTGGAAATCATCCGTAATCGGATAATCATCAATATTCGACATTGAAACTACCTCATCGATTAATGATGATGCGATCAATCTGCTTTGCATTGTATTGAGCTGAAATTTTCAAATCCGGCTAGGGACCCATTCGAGGATGAAcgattttttgaaaaatttcagtaacaacaacaaagtaattctatattatattgtagTCATTTAGAAGGTGTCAGAGATAATTTGATTGTTTGTTCAAGGGAGAAATCATTATACCCATTTGTTTCCCTTTATACCACTTTTTGTTGCGTTCTAATTGGGTAGGGTTTGGCCACTTTGGAAGTGTCTGTGATAAACGAATAGGTGACAACCATAATTATTGTAAACATCCTGAAGAAGTAACAAAGAGAGGATCTAAAATAGGTAATTATATCAGCCAACATGCAATTGGGTCACATATTTACTCCGAAGCATCAAAAACTGGTCAATCAATGTTACCCTAGTGGTAGAGCGCCAGATAAGAAGCCAAAATCCTCCGAGACTTCATATTTGATATACTATGTCAATTCTCGTTCCAGTAAGCTTGAGAAAGTTAGTAACTACTTAATTAAGAGAACCAATACCGATTTGAGTCGACGCAGAGTTGGTAACGTTTGTGTAACTTTGGAGTTGATGGCCAAGATAGTGGATCATTGTAAAGAAAACCTTAACGTGTTTGTGAAAGAGTTTCTGACTTTAATGAATATGGTATTAACCAACAATAGTATAAATAATGATGTCACTGTGATAGAATTGTTGGAAATTACTTTTGGCACCATTTGCCGCAACCTTGACGGAGCATATTATGGCGGTGATACTGAATTTATAAAAATGTTTAAGAGCTTTGTTGatcttttatttgaagttgTCTCAAAGAGGCTGAACAATGATGACTTGATGTTAAAGGTATGCATAGACATATCTACTATAATTGGAATTGCGAGCGATCCTCAATTGAATTATCTTGTACCAAAATGTGTTGAGACTgcaattgatcaattgcAAGCTAGATACCCTCAGTTCAAGGAAAATTCACTGCTAGAACAACCAAGCTTGACAAAAAGGTTGAGCAAGACACAAACTCGTGCACAAGAAGTCCTTGAGATACCGACTGCAGACAATGATTTATGTGTTGCAACATTGCATAATTACTTTAACACAACAGAAACAGATAAATTGAATTTATCTATTAGATCTCtaatcaaaaaattgcaATCAACACCAAATAAAGAGCTGTTAGAGTTCATTTCCAATGACATTCCTGTCCAGTTAAGATatattgttgttttatTACTCACAAGGCAGGTTTCCAATTATGAGAGAAATCAAGTCTCAGGTAGCCAAGGCAATCCTGATGGTGCACTCAATAGTTTGAAACTAATTTCTTGTTTACTAGTATCAAAAATTAGTATTGTAGGACTGAGTGTTTTGGATATAATGAGAAAGGTTTTAGCTGTGCAGTTAAAATCTAAAGAGAGCATGCCTCTTGTGCATCAATGTCGTGTTACAATAAAAGATTTgaataacaaaatttaCTACTCTGAACAAACATCTGATATGTTATATGATTTGGTAGTCAAAATAAAGAATGTACAAAATGAAGTTGAGAAGAGAATTCTGGTTGATGATATGAAATATATTGTCGATGATATCTCACAGCCAGTTATTAACGTTGATCTATTAACTGAGTTGGTTCCTTTTATGAAAGGGTCTGTTATACAACTGTTAAATATCACTGAGGAGCACATTTCTGGCGGTTCCACTTTATCCAGATTGTTTCAAATGGTCCGTGATATTGAGGATAGAAATTTACAATCCAAAGCGATGTCTATTATCTTTGATaaatacaagaaaattATACTGCTACCTGGTCTTAATTATTTCCAGATGAACATTAAAGAGCCGGAGTATACCTATTACTTATATCATTTCAACGCGGCTAAAACATTAGGAGTTACATCATATTATTCTGAGACACAGCAAAAACTTGACAATGGAGAATTATTTACCAAGGAAGaattaatgaaatattATAAGAATGCAAACAACACTCAGTTTGGTGAAAAGGGCATGCAAATTTTGATGTCTTATGATAATCAGATCTCTAATTCAGATTTACTAAATGATAGGCCACTATCTCCTGTATTTTCGTCCAAACCGCTCTCATCGCCAATGGGTCTAATATCACCACAAGCACAGACTAATACACAATTAAATCAACCTATGAGATTTGTCTCCGATGATGTACACTCCTGGAAAGTTTCAAGGCCCTCTATACCCAAGGTAAgtgatttgaagaaagcaATGAAAAATGGATCCtctacaaaaaataaacctTTAAGAGGTTCTCAATCTGTGAAGTCAAGGGTTACCAATATAACATTCCTGTTAAGTGAACTTAGAAGTACAACTGCTGGTGATGACTCCCACATTATCGATcctgatgaagaagaagttgttggtattgataAAATGGAAATAGCAAGATCATTAAGTGGGAGAGGAAGAAattctgttgttgttgaagatgTGTCCACTAATAGAGCGTCATTCGTTCCTGCAACAGTgaatgaggatgatgaattTCGTGATGCTGTTGAAGATGTTGAAGCTTACAGCACCTCTAGAGGAAAGATTTTTGCAAACTATTAGTGGCATTTTTTTCTCCTGGGTTTCTACTAGTTTGATAGATGCGcatataaaagaaatggatGTAGAGACCAGAACTAAACTAAGAAAACACTCTATAtatgataaatattttgcatgatagtaatatattaatgatTTTAACAGTTTTAGTTTAATAATTGTCATCCCCGGAATCAGAATCGTCGTACCAGCCAAACTCATATGCGCTTGCAGTATTTTCTAGACTGTTTTTCATGTCCTCTCTGTCATCATCATATTTAATATACTTGGACACAAAATCGCCATACTCTTTGAATACATTTCGACATCTTTCATCACTAGTTAGGCAGAGTTTATAATTAGAATCCTCTTTAAATTGATCTGAAACTGTATCAGCAAATTTATATCCATAGGTGTTTATCTGTTTATTAGTAACATTCTTTATTTCTGCGTTGTCTTTCATTTCCTTGTTGCTTCTAGAAATATTACACTTGCTAAAGACATGAAACTCAGACACTGCAGAAGACGACTTGCGAGACTGTGTTGGGAAACGAGAATAGTATAAATAGTCTATAATCCTATCTTTTCTTATCATATTTGCTGATGATATTATCTTTCTATTATTATCGCcattttgaagaagttctGATAAATATTGCatgtttcttcttttctcaGTATCAGTTCCATCAAGCACAGAATTTAGACCATCGAAGAGAGGGCATACTAAACTGCCAATTTCCCAGTTAGAGTATTCAGGATCGGAATAAACTGGAATAAACAAATCAGATTCTTGTGATAGTGATGTAGTTGCTCTGATTTTGTTAGATATTTGCTCAGCggtttttttgttgaactGAACCTTAGTGTTTCTAGTATATGAAACTGTGTATGGATCACTTTCATGAAAAGCCCAAGAAAAATAGGTGTTTTTTGGAAGTTCATTTCGCAGTTCTACAAGGAGCGCTGAAGAAAATCCACCCCATCCATTATCAATGTCTGTTATTATGTTAAACCCCTGTAAGGTATCGCATTGCTCAAGCTCATGATGCAAATTAGTATCAAAAAAGTCAACTAAGTAATTACTCTTGAATTCTTCCTCACCAATGATAAATTTATCGAATCTCCTATCTTTCAGACTTTTAAAGTCAGGTCTGTTGGGATTATCTGTATCATGGTACCAATCCCGAAGAATATTAAAACTTGAAGGTTGATAAATAAGTCTAGCATAATCTGACCAGTACTTTGTATTGCTATTATTTAGTTTTGGTTCAGGTAATCCCGCATCCAGTGCTCGTTGATAATCTGACTTTGGAATAACTGGATGAGTTTGCATAAGATCTCCATCTGAAGgtttatcatcatcatttttgaaataataatcGGATCCATCTGAATATTGGTAACTACCTAATGATCCATTGCCAGTTTTAGCATCCCATAATAGAGCTCTAGGACTGTAAGATACAGTCTTCGAGATTCTATCAATGGTAGGATTCAGAAATATCTTTGGATCATTGACTTTGTCCTTTGTATTATCATATAATAGCGTTTCCCGacaattgaagaactgGGTTGCCAAATGGTTGGCCCGCTGTGAAACAGATATAGTTATCACCTCATGCATGTTGATGGGAATTGCAAGTATTTAACTAGccattattatattctgTTGTACCATCAAGTTCTTAGTATTTGgtagctcatcgcaagaaataattcatttttGCGAAAGTTTCACATTCTCAAGAATTTGCTATGTTGCACCGGATGGAAGTCATATAGGAACAAAATGTTAAAAACAGAAGTTAGTTAATTGAACCTAGAATTCCAAGAATTACCTTGCAACGCTCTCATATAATTAAATAGCTGGTAGTTAGAATATTAAGATATAAAcatattcaaataaataattctATAAGTCATCTCTGTATGTCGTCTTAACTGGCTCAATGCTTTCCTTTGGTAAATCATTTATATTGACATTTATAGCATGATCCTGACTAACAATCTTACTGTGGTAATCTGCAATTAGTTTGCAAGCAGGTTCAGTGTACCATCTATCACCCTTCATATCCTTGAACCATGCTATATGCCCACCAATTGAGGTTCTAATCAGTGTTGTGTATGGATTTGCCCTGAACATATTTTCATGAAGGGCTTGGTACCCAACAATGGGGTCGTCAGCAGAATTTATAGCGATGTAAGGGGTCCTAATACCTAGCAGTCTCTtgtaagaagaagaattttgGTAATAATCCTCAGCGTCTCGATAGCCAAACATAGGACCAGTAAATAGATCATCAAACCTAGTAACCGATTTCAGATTGGCCGCGTAACTCTCATATTTAATTCTGAACTTCTCATTTTTGGTCAATTCTTCCTCATGACTCTTAACCAACCTTAGAAGATTTTGCGTAAGCTTCGGTGAGTATACTCTACTTCCTATTCTAGACTCTGATATGCATTTAGCAGAATGACTTAGATCAAAAGGTGTACCGAACGCAATTGCCAATTCTATATCCGACTTATCACCTTGCTCGCCTAGGTAATTTGTAAGTATAGATGCACCCAAGGAGAATCCAATCATGTAAAATTTTCTGTTGGGATACATTTCTCTCAG
It includes:
- the SCJ1 gene encoding Scj1p (CAGL0F03729g~Ortholog(s) have chaperone binding activity, role in protein folding in endoplasmic reticulum, response to unfolded protein, ubiquitin-dependent ERAD pathway and endoplasmic reticulum lumen localization), whose product is MKLWICLVFFALIQHVLSQDYYAILGLSKDASDKEIKSAYRQLSKKYHPDKNPGDEEAHHKFIEVGEAYDILGDPEKRKTYDVHGADAFKNGGQGQRGGGFHDPFDMFEQMFGRQGGGFRQTQRSQNYQVRNQVSLKEFYSGGEVEFEIPLNDICDSCHGSGSADGKVKVCPACQGRGVVVQVIRMGPITQQIQQQCGQCGGKGKTIENPCKTCKGHKVVRKNKPFHFEFPGGIPRNHIDKKSGESDKSPDMESGDIIIEYNESEKENLGYRRRGNNLYRTEIITANEAINGGWTREIEFLDEKKKVKLSRPKGSIVNNGDIERIKGFGMPIMGSKNFGDLYIDYVVLVPKSQTSPIDDEL
- the CEF1 gene encoding Cef1p (CAGL0F03751g~Ortholog(s) have second spliceosomal transesterification activity, role in generation of catalytic spliceosome for second transesterification step and Prp19 complex, U2-type catalytic step 1 spliceosome localization); this encodes MAPPIYVRGGLWTNIEDQILKAAVQKYGVHQWSKIASLLQKKNARQCEIRWNEYLNPTLNFEEFTKEEDKKLLELVRTLPNQWRTISELMGRPSQQCIERYNILLETELSKTDGEATTSANSAISTSFGFKPNEIHPSAETQKAKPDNDELDEDEREMLSEARARLLNTQGKKATRKVRERMLEESKRIAQIQKRRELKQAGINTSLKKSKKKYENEIDYNADVVYEIVPPAVLYDVTRENERTQKALQDFERNIAKKGKRKFKDDGEKESSPRKRSRDKRPNKEDNKETSMSITSNDSVLLNDMKKPVLNLSAPRADGENLSVSSNNTNDAVLVKKYLTECFSALPTPKNDFEILWEDSDDDDEQEIVSEEDDNSIKVQESEQLYELPMETFDIVDSSMIPSIIADPKNEFEEEYNKLIKDARTRAKPTISKEHLQIWDDLNEEIQKDISGRTSLTNPEVQISTDTNLDELRAQIQKYQQRISNYDEQLHIIKPLVENNEQICNTIIRSLIPELKSKQLKYYTRYYMFMKEQKHIKKRTK
- the EFR3 gene encoding Efr3p (CAGL0F03773g~Ortholog(s) have role in protein localization to plasma membrane and mitochondrion, plasma membrane localization); this translates as MQLGHIFTPKHQKLVNQCYPSGRAPDKKPKSSETSYLIYYVNSRSSKLEKVSNYLIKRTNTDLSRRRVGNVCVTLELMAKIVDHCKENLNVFVKEFLTLMNMVLTNNSINNDVTVIELLEITFGTICRNLDGAYYGGDTEFIKMFKSFVDLLFEVVSKRLNNDDLMLKVCIDISTIIGIASDPQLNYLVPKCVETAIDQLQARYPQFKENSLLEQPSLTKRLSKTQTRAQEVLEIPTADNDLCVATLHNYFNTTETDKLNLSIRSLIKKLQSTPNKELLEFISNDIPVQLRYIVVLLLTRQVSNYERNQVSGSQGNPDGALNSLKLISCLLVSKISIVGLSVLDIMRKVLAVQLKSKESMPLVHQCRVTIKDLNNKIYYSEQTSDMLYDLVVKIKNVQNEVEKRILVDDMKYIVDDISQPVINVDLLTELVPFMKGSVIQLLNITEEHISGGSTLSRLFQMVRDIEDRNLQSKAMSIIFDKYKKIILLPGLNYFQMNIKEPEYTYYLYHFNAAKTLGVTSYYSETQQKLDNGELFTKEELMKYYKNANNTQFGEKGMQILMSYDNQISNSDLLNDRPLSPVFSSKPLSSPMGLISPQAQTNTQLNQPMRFVSDDVHSWKVSRPSIPKVSDLKKAMKNGSSTKNKPLRGSQSVKSRVTNITFLLSELRSTTAGDDSHIIDPDEEEVVGIDKMEIARSLSGRGRNSVVVEDVSTNRASFVPATVNEDDEFRDAVEDVEAYSTSRGKIFANY
- the DML1 gene encoding Dml1p (CAGL0F03795g~Ortholog(s) have role in mitochondrial genome maintenance, plasmid maintenance and cytosol, mitochondrion localization) — its product is MHEVITISVSQRANHLATQFFNCRETLLYDNTKDKVNDPKIFLNPTIDRISKTVSYSPRALLWDAKTGNGSLGSYQYSDGSDYYFKNDDDKPSDGDLMQTHPVIPKSDYQRALDAGLPEPKLNNSNTKYWSDYARLIYQPSSFNILRDWYHDTDNPNRPDFKSLKDRRFDKFIIGEEEFKSNYLVDFFDTNLHHELEQCDTLQGFNIITDIDNGWGGFSSALLVELRNELPKNTYFSWAFHESDPYTVSYTRNTKVQFNKKTAEQISNKIRATTSLSQESDLFIPVYSDPEYSNWEIGSLVCPLFDGLNSVLDGTDTEKRRNMQYLSELLQNGDNNRKIISSANMIRKDRIIDYLYYSRFPTQSRKSSSAVSEFHVFSKCNISRSNKEMKDNAEIKNVTNKQINTYGYKFADTVSDQFKEDSNYKLCLTSDERCRNVFKEYGDFVSKYIKYDDDREDMKNSLENTASAYEFGWYDDSDSGDDNY
- the MGL2 gene encoding putative carboxylic ester hydrolase (CAGL0F03817g~Ortholog(s) have acylglycerol lipase activity and role in medium-chain fatty acid biosynthetic process, triglyceride metabolic process) — translated: MVGYYWLNSLEVTQVTPDHAAKINVGGSSTTIPEFIDKNIPELANGATDTLSPLLFNGHLQTAYTALASFESIDQVNYKRIMLKYPDGGVGALDFAMKEPDNKTEYVPEGQTPLDALNSHMPGRFYTYMDPNDARLRSNDSKPLLIALHGLTGGSHESYVRSMVRTLQNKYDFEACVLNSRGCCNSAITTAQLYNGGWTNDIRHCVKELREMYPNRKFYMIGFSLGASILTNYLGEQGDKSDIELAIAFGTPFDLSHSAKCISESRIGSRVYSPKLTQNLLRLVKSHEEELTKNEKFRIKYESYAANLKSVTRFDDLFTGPMFGYRDAEDYYQNSSSYKRLLGIRTPYIAINSADDPIVGYQALHENMFRANPYTTLIRTSIGGHIAWFKDMKGDRWYTEPACKLIADYHSKIVSQDHAINVNINDLPKESIEPVKTTYRDDL